A region from the Candidatus Electrothrix scaldis genome encodes:
- a CDS encoding tetratricopeptide repeat protein has protein sequence MKDDCYRAVHRLLRKCEYDKVLKLIYDRENHSLNEPYSDDSNHGWYIVGDICFKKSDYKLAIKAFKNALTQRKDDSEALMALANCYAEIGKPQKAERYLRESIRIKPLKAYVYNLANALFDQGKFRDAIEMYEAILYQNKQLDDLARKNLKLAKKKRGKA, from the coding sequence ATGAAAGACGATTGTTACAGGGCGGTTCATCGTTTGTTAAGAAAGTGTGAATACGACAAAGTACTTAAGTTGATTTATGATCGGGAGAATCATTCACTGAATGAGCCCTATTCGGATGACTCTAATCATGGTTGGTATATCGTTGGAGATATTTGTTTCAAGAAATCTGATTATAAATTAGCTATTAAAGCTTTTAAAAATGCCTTAACTCAGCGAAAAGATGATAGTGAAGCTCTGATGGCACTCGCAAACTGTTATGCTGAGATAGGAAAACCTCAAAAAGCGGAAAGATATTTGCGGGAATCAATTAGAATAAAGCCCCTCAAAGCATATGTTTATAATTTAGCTAATGCATTATTCGACCAGGGGAAATTTCGTGATGCAATTGAGATGTATGAAGCTATTCTTTATCAAAATAAACAGTTAGATGATCTTGCAAGGAAAAATTTAAAACTAGCAAAAAAGAAAAGGGGTAAAGCTTGA
- a CDS encoding carboxypeptidase-like regulatory domain-containing protein, with the protein MITLKTVPTVFAFFTLLALLPISSLSAEPQESNLTAFTTGSIAGKVTDEAGTGIDQIYVTLYSSSSSVTILQTVKTGSDGSYVLSDLAEGSYKIQFHGIRYQTVYLEEWYNDKSGFDTAEAVTVTASSPAVTNIDAELALGGSITGRVTDEAGNGIADVSIYAYNSSSWITTYKGHVHTESDGSYTIPGLPNGSYKLSFDGSNYANEWYSDSRTFAQANAVAVTAPQTTSNIDAVLSAGGNIAGRVTDKEGKGIEGIDVAAVEAVTGDWGGSVRTDSEGYYTLSHLFTGTYRIEFSAGRVNAETGTNYIGTYYNDKKGFFISDPVSVVAPETSSNINAVLGVGGSISGRVTDSEGQGISSVDVLVYDSSSYSRYGAIVERSGTDTEGNYMVRGVPTGPHKVQFNTYIKNFDNDNNYANAWYSGGRSFADADIVQVTAPDTVTSGVDAVLTEGGSVSGTVTDKFGHGIADIFVYAYADGSSPLGYGFTDLDGKYTIPGLPEGSYAILFDSFVRNVIDGDRCIDEWYSDKIDFFHADSVTVIAPKITTSGIDAVLQRTGNALVPILQLLLL; encoded by the coding sequence ATGATTACTCTTAAAACCGTACCTACCGTTTTTGCCTTTTTTACATTACTTGCTTTGCTACCGATATCCTCCTTATCCGCTGAACCGCAAGAATCCAACCTGACCGCATTTACCACAGGAAGTATTGCCGGGAAAGTAACCGATGAGGCCGGAACCGGTATTGATCAGATATACGTTACGCTTTACAGCAGCAGTTCTTCGGTAACCATCCTTCAAACAGTCAAAACGGGAAGTGATGGCAGCTATGTGCTCTCCGATCTAGCAGAGGGTTCGTATAAAATTCAATTTCATGGAATACGGTATCAGACTGTTTACCTTGAAGAATGGTATAATGACAAAAGTGGCTTTGATACTGCCGAGGCCGTAACAGTGACTGCGTCTTCTCCTGCTGTCACTAATATTGATGCGGAGCTTGCCCTTGGCGGGAGTATTACTGGCAGAGTAACAGATGAAGCCGGGAATGGTATCGCAGACGTTTCCATATATGCCTACAACAGCTCCTCTTGGATAACCACATACAAAGGACATGTACATACAGAATCGGATGGAAGCTATACTATACCAGGGCTGCCGAACGGTTCTTATAAGCTCTCCTTTGACGGCAGTAATTATGCCAATGAGTGGTACTCAGATAGCCGAACATTTGCTCAGGCCAATGCTGTTGCCGTAACAGCTCCGCAGACAACTTCTAATATTGATGCCGTACTTTCTGCGGGCGGTAATATAGCGGGCAGAGTAACAGATAAGGAGGGAAAAGGTATTGAGGGGATTGATGTCGCCGCCGTTGAAGCTGTTACAGGTGATTGGGGCGGGAGTGTACGGACAGACAGTGAAGGATATTATACCTTGTCTCATCTCTTTACCGGAACGTACCGGATTGAGTTCAGTGCAGGTCGTGTGAACGCAGAGACAGGAACCAACTATATCGGGACGTACTATAACGACAAGAAAGGTTTTTTCATTTCAGATCCAGTTTCTGTCGTTGCCCCGGAAACAAGCTCGAATATTAATGCTGTACTTGGTGTAGGCGGGAGTATATCCGGCAGGGTGACAGACAGCGAAGGGCAAGGAATATCCTCAGTTGATGTATTAGTATATGACAGTTCATCATATTCGAGATATGGAGCTATTGTAGAACGAAGCGGTACAGATACCGAAGGCAACTATATGGTGAGAGGAGTGCCAACAGGACCTCATAAAGTACAATTTAATACATATATAAAAAATTTTGATAATGATAATAATTATGCCAATGCGTGGTACAGCGGAGGGAGAAGTTTTGCTGATGCGGATATCGTTCAGGTCACTGCGCCTGATACTGTAACCTCCGGGGTTGATGCCGTATTGACTGAGGGAGGAAGCGTATCCGGGACAGTGACCGACAAATTCGGACATGGCATAGCCGATATTTTTGTCTATGCGTATGCGGACGGTTCCTCGCCCCTCGGGTACGGTTTTACGGATCTTGACGGTAAATACACCATCCCCGGTCTGCCTGAAGGAAGCTATGCCATACTATTTGATTCCTTTGTTCGTAATGTAATCGACGGTGACCGTTGTATTGATGAATGGTATAGTGATAAAATAGATTTTTTTCATGCGGATTCGGTGACAGTGATTGCACCAAAGATCACCACATCAGGTATTGATGCTGTTCTGCAACGAACGGGAAATGCTCTTGTGCCGATACTTCAGCTTTTGTTGCTGTAA
- a CDS encoding cytochrome c biogenesis protein CcdA: MLDSKKIFSFFIVLLLLTLGQECRAASTAEASSTGEAVNVRAIWSVTAAHPGDQAVLAVVLHVNKDFHINADERQILPVEDLKLFPTKITVTGAYKGLKIESPLYPAAKPLKVPYLSDRVMSFKGETVVYLPVRLEKNVPAGEQAGLSIRVQYQPCSEEYCLLPEKLELETSLSVVNTDTVTEKINQELFADYQPGVGVSQDVPERIAFGLFGWTFSVDGSSFGGLVLLLLIAAFGGMLLNFTPCVLPLIPIKIISLSYAAKNRRQCILLGLFMSLGVLVFWLGLGVLIALVSGFSATNQLFQYPVFTITVGLVIAIMAGGMFDFFSLQLPAFVYMIHPEQDTLKGSFGLGILAAVLSTPCTAPFMGAAAAWAATQPPASTLAVFVSIGIGMAFPYFLLSVSPHLVSKMPKTGPASVLVKQVMGLFMLAAAAYFVGIGVEVLLSSPADPPGKVYWWPVMCFVFCAGGWTAWRTWKIASRKKLKYFFTVLGLLVMLASSVGVFRLTHTGPIDWTYYTTLRLEQAREERKTVVMVFTAEWCLNCKVLEKSILDNPKVIDLLSDERVVPMKVDITGNNPEGKDKLKEVGSLTIPLLIVLDGEGKQVYKSDYYTAQQVLDAVQKTLQ, translated from the coding sequence ATGTTGGATAGTAAAAAAATATTTTCCTTCTTCATTGTCCTGCTCCTCTTGACCCTCGGTCAGGAGTGTCGAGCTGCATCTACTGCAGAGGCTTCTTCGACCGGAGAAGCAGTTAATGTGCGGGCCATTTGGTCAGTCACAGCAGCTCATCCTGGAGACCAGGCTGTCCTTGCCGTTGTGCTCCACGTTAATAAGGACTTTCATATTAATGCCGATGAACGGCAGATCCTTCCGGTGGAAGATCTCAAACTCTTCCCAACCAAGATCACGGTGACCGGGGCGTATAAGGGACTCAAGATAGAGTCGCCTCTCTATCCGGCAGCAAAACCTCTCAAAGTTCCGTATTTGTCTGACCGGGTGATGTCCTTTAAGGGGGAGACGGTTGTCTATCTTCCTGTGCGTCTGGAAAAGAATGTGCCTGCTGGAGAGCAAGCTGGATTGAGCATTCGAGTGCAGTACCAGCCCTGTTCCGAAGAATATTGTCTGCTCCCGGAGAAATTGGAGCTTGAGACGAGCCTGTCTGTTGTTAATACCGATACGGTGACGGAAAAAATTAATCAGGAGCTCTTTGCAGACTACCAACCCGGCGTCGGCGTAAGCCAGGATGTGCCCGAGAGAATAGCCTTTGGCCTGTTTGGATGGACCTTTTCCGTTGATGGATCTTCCTTTGGCGGACTGGTCTTGCTCCTCCTCATTGCTGCATTCGGTGGTATGTTGCTCAATTTTACTCCCTGTGTCCTGCCCCTGATTCCTATCAAGATTATCAGTCTGTCCTATGCAGCTAAAAATCGGCGACAGTGTATCCTGCTTGGGCTCTTTATGTCCCTGGGAGTCCTGGTGTTCTGGCTCGGCTTAGGTGTTCTGATTGCGTTGGTCAGCGGGTTCAGCGCTACTAATCAGCTTTTTCAGTACCCGGTCTTCACCATTACGGTGGGGCTTGTCATTGCCATTATGGCAGGGGGCATGTTTGATTTCTTTTCCCTGCAATTACCAGCCTTCGTTTATATGATACATCCTGAACAGGATACCCTGAAAGGGTCATTTGGTTTGGGTATTTTGGCTGCTGTTCTTTCCACTCCCTGTACCGCTCCTTTTATGGGTGCTGCTGCTGCCTGGGCCGCCACCCAGCCACCGGCATCGACTCTGGCTGTCTTTGTCTCTATAGGTATCGGGATGGCCTTCCCCTACTTTCTGCTCTCTGTTTCACCTCATTTGGTGAGTAAAATGCCAAAAACCGGGCCTGCCAGTGTTCTGGTCAAGCAGGTTATGGGCTTGTTTATGTTGGCTGCTGCTGCTTATTTTGTCGGGATCGGCGTGGAGGTATTGCTGTCTTCCCCTGCTGATCCGCCAGGTAAGGTTTACTGGTGGCCGGTTATGTGCTTCGTATTTTGTGCAGGCGGCTGGACAGCGTGGCGCACCTGGAAGATCGCCTCTCGCAAGAAGCTGAAATACTTTTTTACTGTGCTTGGCTTGCTGGTTATGCTGGCTTCCAGTGTCGGGGTGTTTCGGCTGACCCACACCGGTCCCATTGATTGGACCTATTATACAACCTTGCGCCTTGAGCAGGCCCGGGAAGAACGGAAGACCGTTGTGATGGTCTTTACTGCTGAGTGGTGCCTGAACTGTAAGGTGTTGGAAAAGAGTATTCTGGATAATCCTAAGGTTATTGATCTCCTGAGCGATGAACGGGTCGTGCCCATGAAGGTAGATATCACGGGCAATAACCCAGAAGGGAAGGATAAGCTGAAGGAAGTGGGCAGTCTTACTATTCCGCTCCTGATTGTTCTGGATGGAGAGGGAAAACAGGTGTATAAGAGTGATTATTATACTGCTCAACAGGTCCTTGATGCGGTGCAAAAGACCTTGCAGTGA
- a CDS encoding transposase: MKKEPVKRYSQALKQQVVREYEEGVSIYSLRQKYGIGAHGTVERWIKKFGRSGYRAEVVHIQTVEDQLEFKAMKSRIKELESALAQSVLENRMLETTIEVADQSLGTDIKKNFGRKL, from the coding sequence ATGAAAAAAGAACCTGTCAAACGTTACAGCCAGGCACTTAAACAACAGGTTGTCAGAGAGTACGAAGAGGGCGTCAGCATCTACAGCTTGCGTCAGAAATATGGCATTGGCGCTCACGGCACCGTAGAGCGATGGATTAAGAAGTTTGGCCGTTCCGGTTACCGCGCCGAGGTTGTGCATATCCAAACGGTTGAAGATCAGCTTGAATTTAAAGCAATGAAAAGCCGGATCAAGGAGCTGGAATCGGCATTGGCACAAAGCGTCCTTGAAAACCGGATGCTGGAAACCACGATAGAAGTAGCCGATCAATCATTGGGCACTGATATTAAAAAAAATTTCGGGAGGAAATTATAA
- a CDS encoding RHS repeat-associated core domain-containing protein, giving the protein MTKGGVTVGAYQYDGRGLRTVKTVNGEDTLFVYCKSGKLIAEADSDGNILKEYVYLDGDIFAHFQYEVPVAPLEAASSVASSQEVIPEPVAEQQETASPVVAAASVPSDTAFLQSIYLLLLLNHKSAEGAYYYINDHLGTPQVITNDAGSVVWQAEYLPFGKVNISVADIENNLRFPGQYYDAETELHYNWNRYYDPEAGRYIAADPIGLDGGMNLYAYVDGDPVNWLDPDALAKGKNKGGAGLQYKNKDKKKGSEDRQKSGDRERNVAHPESEEHSRVPKGGYRYESDEPLCGRTCQKTIVVTGVTVVVVCCTLQPEICLALAAGGIGGGSLAFQ; this is encoded by the coding sequence GTGACCAAAGGTGGAGTCACCGTGGGAGCCTACCAGTATGATGGCCGGGGGCTGCGCACGGTTAAGACCGTGAACGGGGAAGATACGCTCTTTGTCTATTGCAAGAGCGGCAAACTCATCGCCGAGGCGGACAGCGACGGCAATATCCTGAAAGAGTATGTCTATCTGGATGGAGATATCTTTGCTCATTTTCAGTATGAGGTGCCAGTTGCCCCGCTTGAAGCGGCGTCTTCTGTTGCATCATCGCAGGAGGTTATTCCTGAGCCGGTTGCGGAGCAACAGGAAACAGCGTCTCCGGTTGTTGCGGCGGCATCAGTCCCGTCGGATACTGCCTTTCTTCAGTCCATTTACCTCCTTTTGCTACTGAATCATAAATCAGCAGAAGGCGCGTATTACTACATCAATGACCATCTGGGGACACCGCAGGTCATCACGAATGATGCGGGTTCAGTGGTGTGGCAGGCGGAGTACCTGCCCTTCGGGAAGGTGAATATCTCCGTCGCAGATATTGAGAATAATCTCCGCTTTCCTGGGCAGTACTACGATGCTGAAACCGAGTTGCACTACAACTGGAACCGGTATTATGATCCTGAAGCCGGGCGGTATATTGCTGCTGATCCTATCGGATTGGATGGCGGGATGAATCTATATGCTTATGTGGATGGAGATCCGGTTAATTGGCTTGATCCTGATGCGCTAGCAAAAGGCAAAAATAAAGGTGGAGCGGGCTTACAGTACAAAAATAAAGATAAGAAAAAGGGCTCGGAGGATAGACAAAAATCTGGTGATAGAGAAAGAAATGTTGCACACCCTGAATCAGAAGAACATTCAAGGGTTCCCAAAGGTGGATACAGGTATGAAAGTGACGAACCGCTCTGTGGCCGAACTTGCCAGAAAACAATTGTTGTTACAGGCGTTACAGTTGTAGTAGTTTGCTGTACGCTTCAGCCAGAAATTTGCCTAGCCCTTGCTGCAGGAGGGATTGGAGGAGGGAGCTTAGCTTTTCAATAG
- a CDS encoding RHS repeat-associated core domain-containing protein translates to MAAAYGYDASGNIATDSTNTTVYDLTDDQRLASVTKDGVTVGAYQYDGRGLRTVKTVNGETSLFIYCKSGKLIAEADSDGNILKEYVYLDGDIFAHFQYEVPAAPLEAASSVASSQEVIPEPVAEQQATSSPVVAAASVPSDTAFLQSIYLLLLLNHKSAEGAYYYINDHLGTPQIITDDSGAVVWQAEYLPFGNVNISVAQIENNLRFPGQYYDVETGLHYNWNRYYSPETGRYIAADPIGLDGGMNLYAYVGGNPINSVDVFGLKIIDGFDVTKDYCGCQEKLKKQLWSEQKMQLEYLRAGLSPKNKREEDIYASMEASLSKQGHGLEVQGSYDANSDNITVEKVSGQCGPLLEHCTKIHEEKHKQNKKDLEKKWGVQTMDFWGSDPS, encoded by the coding sequence GTGGCAGCAGCCTACGGCTATGATGCCTCGGGCAATATCGCCACGGACAGCACGAACACCACGGTCTATGACCTCACCGATGACCAACGGCTGGCCTCGGTGACCAAGGATGGAGTCACCGTGGGAGCCTACCAATACGACGGTCGCGGCCTGCGCACGGTCAAAACCGTGAACGGGGAAACCAGCCTGTTCATCTACTGCAAGAGCGGCAAACTCATTGCCGAGGCGGATAGCGACGGCAATATCCTGAAAGAGTATGTCTATCTGGATGGAGATATTTTTGCTCATTTTCAGTATGAGGTGCCAGCTGCTCCGCTTGAAGCTGCATCTTCTGTTGCATCATCGCAGGAGGTTATTCCTGAGCCGGTTGCGGAGCAACAAGCGACATCTTCTCCTGTCGTTGCGGCAGCATCAGTCCCGTCGGATACAGCCTTTCTTCAGTCCATTTACTTGCTTCTGCTGCTGAATCATAAATCAGCCGAAGGCGCGTATTACTACATCAATGACCACCTGGGTACGCCGCAGATTATTACCGATGACTCGGGAGCAGTGGTTTGGCAGGCGGAGTATCTACCCTTTGGTAACGTCAATATATCTGTTGCCCAGATTGAGAACAACCTACGGTTTCCGGGGCAGTATTACGACGTGGAAACAGGACTGCATTATAACTGGAACCGCTACTACAGCCCGGAGACGGGACGGTATATTGCTGCTGATCCGATTGGGTTGGATGGGGGGATGAATTTGTATGCTTATGTTGGGGGGAATCCGATTAATTCTGTTGATGTATTTGGGCTAAAAATAATTGATGGCTTTGATGTCACAAAAGATTATTGCGGTTGCCAAGAAAAACTGAAAAAGCAATTGTGGAGTGAGCAGAAAATGCAGCTTGAGTATTTAAGAGCTGGTCTGTCTCCCAAAAATAAGCGTGAAGAGGATATTTATGCCAGCATGGAAGCTTCATTGAGCAAGCAAGGGCATGGCCTTGAAGTGCAAGGCTCATACGACGCAAATAGTGACAATATAACAGTTGAAAAGGTTTCGGGACAATGTGGTCCTCTCTTAGAGCATTGCACAAAAATTCATGAGGAGAAGCACAAACAAAACAAAAAAGACTTAGAGAAAAAATGGGGAGTACAAACTATGGACTTTTGGGGGAGTGACCCGTCCTGA
- a CDS encoding IS3 family transposase, translated as MTRAAAVRQISRQAACNWYGISRQAYYQALQRQMLQAAENQLIVELVRAIRQRHPRMGGRKLHYELQDSMAALGIFRGRDAFFKLLSAHNLLVPTRLSRRRTTHAGLWRCPNLLIDLTITHVHQAWVGDITYITTEAGFVYLALLTDVFSRFIVGFDLSSSLAVEGCDRALKQAIAQADGADLRGLIHHSDHGVQYTAWLYRERLQKMEIRSSMGEVGNCYENALAERVNGILKGEYGLDDLFIDKEHAQKAVREAVWLYNYERPHLALNYGKPAEIYFEKIDVK; from the coding sequence ATAACCAGGGCAGCAGCTGTAAGGCAGATCAGCAGGCAGGCGGCCTGTAACTGGTACGGTATCAGTCGGCAGGCATATTACCAGGCATTGCAGCGACAGATGCTCCAGGCAGCCGAAAACCAACTCATCGTGGAACTGGTCAGGGCCATCCGCCAGCGTCACCCACGTATGGGCGGACGAAAACTGCATTACGAACTACAGGATTCGATGGCCGCCTTGGGAATTTTCAGGGGCAGAGACGCATTTTTCAAGCTGTTGTCAGCACATAACCTGCTGGTTCCAACCAGACTCAGCCGTCGCAGAACCACACATGCAGGCCTGTGGCGATGTCCCAACCTGTTGATTGATTTAACCATTACCCACGTCCATCAGGCCTGGGTTGGTGACATCACCTATATCACGACCGAGGCAGGATTTGTTTATCTGGCTTTACTGACCGATGTTTTTTCTCGCTTTATTGTCGGCTTCGATCTCTCGTCGTCGCTTGCGGTCGAAGGGTGTGACCGGGCGCTGAAACAGGCGATAGCACAGGCTGACGGTGCTGATTTGCGTGGCCTGATCCATCATTCGGATCATGGGGTGCAATACACCGCCTGGTTGTACCGGGAGCGATTGCAAAAGATGGAGATACGTTCCAGCATGGGAGAAGTGGGCAACTGTTACGAAAACGCCTTAGCTGAACGAGTGAATGGAATCTTAAAAGGCGAATATGGCCTTGACGACCTTTTCATTGATAAGGAACATGCTCAGAAAGCTGTCCGGGAAGCTGTATGGCTATACAATTATGAACGGCCTCATCTGGCACTCAACTATGGCAAGCCTGCAGAGATTTATTTTGAGAAAATTGATGTGAAGTAG